Part of the Triticum urartu cultivar G1812 chromosome 2, Tu2.1, whole genome shotgun sequence genome, aatctcatagtcatagcaacatgtataagtcatgaagaaagcaatagcaataaactaaacgatcatagtgctaagctaacggatgggtcttgtccatcacataattcttctaatgatgtgatcccattcatcaaatgacaacacatgtctatgattaggaaacttaaccatctttgattaatgagctagtcaagtagaggcatattagggacactctgttttgtctatgtattcacacatgtactaagttttcggttaatacaattctagcatgaataataaatatttatcatgatataaggaaatataaataacaactttatttttgcctttagggcatatttccttcagaaagcACGCTCCACATCCTTCATAGCATTCTCTTGCATTTGGGCAAACCTCTATCTCTTCTCTCCTTACGGATTGGGTATGGTCTTCATAAGAGTGGACCACTGAGGATAGATGCCATTAGCTAGGTAATATCCCTTGTTGTAATGGTGGCCATTGACCTCAAAGTTCACCTCCGGGGAGTGCCCTTCCGCAAGCCTTGCAAACACAGGAAATCGCTGAAGAACACTAATATCATTCTGAGAACCAGCCATGCCGAAGAAAGAATGCCATATCCAGAGATCTTGTGAAGCTACATCTTCAAGTATAACAGTGGCACCTTTCACATGCCCCTTGTACTGCCCCTGCCAAGAAAATTGACAGTTCATCCATTTTTAGTGCATACAGTCTATACTACCAAGCATGCCCGGAAAGCCCTCTCGGCATTGATCGCCAACAACCTCTCTGTATCAGCGGCATTTGGCTCTCTAAGGTACTCCGGGCCAAACACTTTCACCACGGCCGTGCAAAAACTATACAATGAGATGAGACATGTGGACTCACTCATACGAACATACTCATCCACAAAGATCACCAGGGattccatatgcaagcatgcgGATAGCCGCAGTGCATTTCTGGTATGAAGAGAAACCAAGCTTGCCTAGGGCATTCACTTTGCACTCAAAGTATGGGTCATGCGCGACCACTCCCTCGCGAATATGATTGAACACATGCCTTCTCATGCGGAATCGGCGACGAAATTGATGTGGCCTAAAGAGTGGACCATCCTTAAAGTAATCGACATAGAGAAGGGTGTGCCCTTTCTCTCTATTGCTGTCCAAGGCCGGAGCATGGTCGGGGATTGATCCCCTGTACCGAGGCCGCTTCCTAGTGATGTGTTCATGTACGACCAACGCAGCTGCCAGCTCTTCATCATCCGATGAGCAAATGAAATTGTGAAAGAAAAACTCATCACCACTGTCCATTGTACCTTGTGAGCAATCCGTCGAACGCCTTGCGGTCGTGGTCGGAAAGCGACCGGATAGTGCACGACCTGCTCCCCTCGCAGGCAGCAAAGCAAGGTTTTGGGGTCGGTGGTGGTGGAGGGCGCCCTGCATCACCGAACGGCCGACCGGAAGAGGTTGGGGACGACGAGCGACAACGACGGCCGTAATTTGTCTCCCACCGGCAACACAGAGAACGCCTGCCAAATTCTTTTTCGGGAGGCCGGTGCGGAGACAGCTATGGCATAACGCGGTGGTGGCTGGGACGACCCTGGTGGAACACAATGCGACCAGGGGTGGCGATGGCGACAGCGATGGCGGTGAGGGGGCAGTGGGGAGGGGCGGTGGGGCGGGTAGAGAAAGAGAAAGAGGGGTCTGTCTCACCGACGGGCGGGCCATGGCAGGACAAGGGCACGCGTCCGTGTGTCCGTTCGGCCGCAAACTCAGCCTAAACTTAGACATGAAATAGGTCGAAAGCGGACAGAAAACGGACGACGGTCCGCTTGCGGCCAGGCGTTGGGAGGCCTGTTTTATTCGTTTGCTCCCAAATGAATGCGGACGGATCTCGCATCTGCGACGCCGTCCGTCCTCGCTGCGCGGTTCCCGTGCCTTTCGCTCTCTTTCGTCCTCTTTTCTTTTCCAGCAGCGCAGCACTGTATGATAGGGAGCAGTTCTCTTCGTCCTCGACAGTCAACATAGCAGAGTCACAGACGGAACAAGTGTGAAAGCCCCGCGCGGCTTTATCCAACTCCTAGTCCGTAGCCCTGGCTCCCCCTCTGCCTCCTACCCTACGAGCTCCCCCTAGCTAGCTCCCCACCACCACCTCCTATAGCCACCCATGGCCATCACCACCATGTGTCGCCACCCCACCTCCACTCCCCACTTCCCACCCACTCCGCTTCCCGGCCCCCCATTAAACGCCCGTGAGCTAGCACGCGATCCCCTACCCACCACCGGGCGACGTGCTCCGTCTCCATCACTCCTCCTCGACCGTTGCTCCGTGTCCGCGGAGAGGCGCTGCGTCCTCACCTGACGGCGGCCATGATAGGCATCGACCTCAACACCgtggaggacgaggaggagggcGGTCCCTCGGCTGAGCCCCCGAGGGGCACGGTGTGCCTAGAGCTGTGGCACGCGTGCGCCGGCCCCGTGGGGCCGCTGCCTCGGAAGGGCAGCGCCGTCGTGTACCTGCCGGAGGGCCACCTCGAGCACACCCgggaggcggtggccgcggtgCCGCCCCATGTGTTCTGCCGAGTTGTCGATGTCAATCTCCAGGTGCGTGCGCGCGCGCGCGGCCTGCTGCTCGTGCTGTACGGTGTCCACAATGTGTTCGAGGTATTAACTGAGAGAGCGTGCTCCCTGCAGGCGGACCCAGCTACGGACGAGGTTTACGCGCAAGTTTCTCTCGTGGTCGACAACGAGGTACCACTACCACTACCACTGATCTGAATATGCCAGTAATGATAGCATCGGACATGGTCAATGTGAGCTGAACGATCAAAGCTCTGCGCGTCGGTGATGGTTGCAGGAAGCCAAGAGGCGGATGCGCCAAGGGGAGAGCGAGGAAGCTTGCGACGGTGACGGCGAGGACACCGGTGCCGCGAAGCGCCGAGCGCGCATGCCCCACATGTTCTGCAAGACGCTCACGGCTTCCGACACCAGCACGCACGGGGGCTTCTCCGTGCCGCGCCGTGCCGCTGAGGACTGCTTCCCGCCTCTGGTACATGGCGTTGGTGATGAAGTGATTTTGTCGCCTCGAGGTGACTTGGTACTGGTAGTAGTGACTTTTTTGCTTGGCGTCTGCAGGATTACAACCTGCAGAGGCCGTCCCAGGAGCTTGTGGCCAAGGATCTGCACGGCACCGAGTGGAGGTTCCGACATATCTATCGAGGTACTGCAAGAGCGATTCACTGGCTTATTATTGCTTATAGCTCAGGTTCAGCGTATTTGTTAGGCTGCCCACCTGAGATATATAGAATGCTATGACATATCATGAGGTGTTACAGAGATGGCTTATTTAGATGTGTATAACCAGACAACAGTGAAGATTGTTGGTCATCTGCATTTGCTTTCTTTCATGAGGTGGTCTTTTGGCTATAATTTACCGTTACAACCATTGTTAATACGAAGACCATTGGGATTTGAAGAAACCCTGAGAAAATTTGTGGTCCCGAGTGGCTAACAGGTCTGCTCCCAACTGTTACAGGCCAGCCACGGAGGCACCTTTTAACCACTGGATGGAGTGCATTCGTCAACAAAAAGAAGCTTGTCTCTGGGGATGCAGTGCTGTTCCTCCGGTAACGATTTATAACTCACGATGCCTTCATTGGAACTTACTCTAGCTTCCCTTCGGCAATGATTTCTTATTCTCGTCCAGAGGTGAAGATGGAGTGCTCCAATTGGGAGTGCGCCGAGCTGCTCAGCTAAAAAATGTATCTCCTTTTCCTGCACTTTTTAACCAGGATTCAAGTCTTCGTAGTCTCGGTAATGTTGCCCATGCTGTGGCTATGAAAAGTATTTTTCACATCTACTACAATCCCAGGTACTTTGCTGATTGTTTTCATAACCGTCTCAATTGCCTGTATTAATTAAGGTCGTACAAGTCGCTTCCTCTCCTTATCTCAACCATAATAAGAAAATGTTCGACTAATGCACAGTTATAGTGTTCTCCTAGAAAAAGTTAGACACGTCGGCAACCATAATAAGAAAAGGTTGGATGAATACACAGTTCTAGTGTTTTCCTTGAACAAGTTGTACATGTTGGCGACCATAATAAGAAAAGGTTGGGCGAATCAGTTATAGTGTCTTCCTAGAACAAATTATACTTGTCGGCTATGGTATCTTAAACTTTACGACTTGTCAGTCCTGTGCTAACTATTTTGAATACTCGTTCTTAATACCGTACGACTCATTTTTTATTCAGCAGTCAGGTTCAGTTCCCTGGTGAAGACAGTTTTGAGTTGCTTCTTGTTCTTTGTTGCTTCCCCCAATCCAACATTTTGTATCTCATCTCATTGGTCTGGCCATCTATGTTTCCTCGTAAATGCTAAATTATCACATTACATGTTATTCTCAAAGGTCATTTAATTGTGGCATACTACACATTTGGGGCAGCCATTCAGATTTGTTTGGTCATGTCTGAATTTGATATTTGGGAATTGACATGTTCTGTTTATTACTTGTGGACGTTTTCATTATGCTCATTTAGCATCAATGCAACTATTTTGAAAGTGCTCTATCCCATTATTGATAATAATTAAACTAAAGAAAGAAATAGAATCTCGTCAGCACCCTGTTCAGATTGGTAATAATTTGCTTTGATTCTCATAATATTTGTGCATTTCTCCTGTGCAACTTGGACGGTTCATTTGTATTGAATAAGTTCATTGGACTTGACAGGTTATGTGAGTCTGAGTTCATTGTACCATATTGGAAGTTCATGAGAAGCTTCAGTCAACCTTTTTCTGTTGGAATGAGGTTTAAAATGAAATATGAAAATGAAGATGCTTCAGAAAGAAGGTATGGTGCAATAGTTAAAAAATTTCTCTGTGATTGGGTTCACAATGCCATAACTATTCTTGTTTTTCAGGTCAACTGGGATGATAACTGGGAGCAGAGAGTCAGACCTGAAGTCGCATGGTTCGAAGTGGAAATGTTTGGTGGTATGTTCTGCTTTCTCATGCTTGACACATCATATTTGCACCAATGTTGGTATCGATGCATGTGCATAGTACTCTAGGTGTATGACCATCTATCTTTATTAATTAAATGCAACAAAAGCATTGTGGTTCTCTGTCTTCGATTTCAGCATTTTGTGTTATGTGTAACTTTTCATCAGTTGGCGAATTACAGTATGCCCAGCTTGAATTTTGAATAGATGCTGGTCATTTCAAAGCATCAAGGGCCAAAGAAATCCTGTCGTTTCATTtctggaaaataatgtaaatgcCTGTGAAGAAAAGTGAAGCGTTGTCCATTTGTCCTAATCAAGATTACTACATTAGAATATGCCCTCATTAAGTTCCAATGTTTTGCACTAATCTATACAACTGTGGTTTACTAGTAAGAGGAGCAGCATAACAGAGTAGAAGTATAGTGCACTCAAAGATACAATTCATACTGCAGCCGGGGATGCAGGCGGATGCATCCGCGTAGTCAAAATTGCAATAATCCTCATTACTTTAATAATCGTGTTAGTTTAATTTACCTGTTTGGGGATGGTTGTGGACGCTATCCGCTTGCATCCCTAACGGCAGCTACTCAATTGTATACTTGTCCTACTCCTTGATTAACTATTGGAGCTTGTGCTCTTAGTATTTTTTACTTTGGTTTAAACCAAGGGCGGCGTTTTGGTAACCAGGGCCATCTACACCCGCCCATGTACAGTAAAAAATAGCAAAACAAttcaaaaaaatctaaaaaaaattTGGCATCCAAGATACTCGGGTGCGCTAGGAGCATGCAAAAATTGCCTGAACATATGACGTTTGAGGAGCTCTAGACAAAAAAAAATCGGCTCTCACAGAAGTTTTGGAAAATGGCACTTTGGAGAACTGTTTTTTTCTAGAGCTCCTCGGATGTCATTTTACCATGAAAATTTGCATGCTACTAGTGCACTCTAGCGTCTTGGATGCCAAATTTTTTTAGAGTTTTTGGAATTTACTGTTCATCGGGAGTTGATGAGCCTGGGCTCATCTGTGGATTACTGGGTTTGAACCATGCTATAATAGATCAAAGTAGAAAGATTTCTGAATGTCCATATAACGACTGCCAAACATTTGTATATATGCTATTAATCGGGTAGGATGCATCTAATTTAGCCGAAACCGAGCTTCCATAAAATATTCGCTGAAATTCTTTGTCATAGATGAAATCAGCAGTTTTACTTTTTTCAAGTTAATGTGATTGGAAATTCCCGATGGTGGAACAAGGTTTGAAACCTTGCAATATACTATAATGTCCCATGGCAAAGTTCTCACAAGGAGTCAAGGATATGTGAACCCTGGAGTTTAGCATTGTGCTAGTTGGTTTCCAGGATTGCATAGGATGTAATTTAAAACCATATTTTGCATGCCGTGTTGAACAAGGAATCTTAGTCATTTACTTTATCTGTTCTCATTAGATTCCTTGTCCTTAAATCATGACTGATGGAAAACTTGACAGGTGAGATGGGATGATGATGTAGAGTGCCGTCGCCCTAATAGGGTATCTCCTTGGGAGATTGAACTTGCTGGATCGGTTTCGGGATCTCATCTGTCCTCTCCCCATTCAAAACGGCTGAAGCCATGCCTCCCCCAAGTTAATCCAGACATGTTGCTTCCAAGTAGGTTGGGTTGTAAGTGAAGAGATAATCATTTGATACACTGTTGTGCCCTACTGAACTTTTTTTAGCCATTTTGGCAGGTGGAAGTGTTTCTTCGGATTTTGCGGAATCTGCCAGATTCCACAAGGTCTTGCAAGGTCAAGAATTATTGGGTTCTAAAGCCCATGATGGTACTGTTAATTCAGCTTCTGAGGCTTCTCAGGCGTCTGAAGCAAGAAATTTTCAGTACAGTGATGATCGGAATTGCTCTATCAACATGTGTAACATTCCAGGGGTTCCAGGACTTGGTGCTAGAACCCCGCCTGAAAACCATGGATTTTCCTACCACTGCTCAGGCTTTGGGGAGTCTCAAAGATTCCAAAAGGTCTTGCAAGGTCAAGAAGTGTTTCGTCCTTATGAAGGAGGAACTTTGTCTGATGCTGTTATAAGAGGTTCTAGCTTCTGTCAACCTGATGGCAACTATACATCTGGTGCAACATATAAATGGCTTATGTCACAGGGATGCGATTATCGTGGGCCAGTAACACCAGCAATGCCTCAAGCATCCTCTCCATTATCTGTGCTAATGTTCCCTCAAACTAGTTCCAAGATACATGGCTTTGAATACGTATGCAGAAGCCTGGATAAGGATGATAATATTAGACATGTTACTATCAACGCCACTCAAGATATGGGAAGAACCAGTCATACATTACCTCTCTGGCCTCGTCTTGTTTCAGGCAAAGCAGTAGCTAGTTGTGCTGGAACTAAAAAGTTGCCCTCCATCGGCAGTGCAGAGCATGAACCAAATGACAAGGATGTTCACACAAATGGCTGCAAAATCTTTGGTATCTCTTTGACTCAGAAGGTTCGAGTATGCGATGAAGTGGAATGTAGCAGTGCGAATTGTGATTTTCAGCTCCAGCCTTTAAAGCCACAAATGTCAAAATCACGAGGCAACAGTTGTGCTACTGTAAGTTTTACATGCATAATTTTTTGGCAGCTTCTTGATGCAATTGCTTATTAACCAAAAATTCCGCAGGTTCATGAGCAAAGGCCTGCTGTTGGCATGGTGGTTGACCTTTCTGCGGTTGATACGATGATCTGATTCGTCTAACTGTGTCCTGGGAGGAGAAGCGGGGCCTACAGCAGGATTCATGTTAGTGATGTGATACTCAATGACGCAAAACTTCCACCTGGTTATTTCATCCTATGTGCACAGTTGGCACCGAGTTCAGTAAACACATCATGGTTGATGAGTTGCTGATGCTTATCAAATTTGTAATGCACTTCTAGAATTTGATTTGTTATAACATCTATCTGAAGCTCTCTTTTGAATCATCATTTATGTTGTACGAGCTGCTAGTGTGTTTTTAAGCTGCATGGTATGTTATGACTTGTTTGTACTAGCACGATTTAATTTCGAAGAACAGATGTAGTTCTTGTTTGAATTAGCACCATTTATTACAAAGTACTCTATAATGTGTATTTTTTTGAAGTTAATTTTCTGTATGTTTGACCAATTTTATAGAGAACTATCAATATCTTTTTTTCCCGGGGTCACGGGGCCTCTCAGCCACAACCAAGTTTACAATGAAGTCTAACCCCGAGTACAACCACACTGCGGTTCGGGGGGTACTACGGCCATAAGCAGCAAGTTCATGGCTAACCTTATTCTGCGAACGACGACAAAAAGTAAAAGAAATCTCTCTATCCTCAGTTGAGGCCAAGCTTTTAATCTCCTGGATCACGAAGCGATGTACTGATCTATTATCGGAATTTGCTATGATCAGCGACAATGCCTCAGAACTATCTAGTTCTACCAAAATTGGCAGCATCGTCCGGTGGAGGGCTAGCTCCAGCCCCTCCCTACACGCTGCGAGCTCGGCGCCCAGCACATTACCACAAGTACGGAGTTCACGGCAAGCGCTAAAAATGATGTTTCCCTGAGTGTCCCGGAGGATCATCCCACCTCCTGCCATACCTGTAGCCGGTATGAAGCTTACGTCCGTGTTCAACTTGGTCCATCCTGTAGTAGGAGCAACCCAGCTCAGCTCCTCTTTAGCTAGGGCGCTGGCTGTATGTGTTGGTGGCGCAGCATTGATCACCATTTTCCCCTTCATAACATCACCATTGGGGTACTGCTTGAGGCATAATAAAGAGCTGATATATCCATGTAGGAACCGCCGAGAGGACTCAGTTGGAGGTGGCCGTTTTTCATGCGTGATCTCATTCCGCACGTGCTAAGTCCTCCACATGATCATCAGTACGATCATACGTGTCGTCTCGTCCAAAGGCTCAAGGGGGGTGAACAACCATTCTGGCCCCGTGTTGCGAACGGATTCAACCCTCGGGATGACCCAATCTAGCGCCATGGCATGCCAAAGTTCCTTTGCAAGGGGGCACCTGCACATCGCATAGAACCCATCCTCTCGTTCCACACCACAAATGGGGCATATGTCAAAAAGCTCAAGATGACGTGAGAATTTATTTGCCCAAGTAGCTAGAGAGTTGGTCACAATCCGCCAAGCAAACACGCGTACCTTCGGGGGAGCAGGGCACCCCCATATGGTCTTCCAGATGGCGCGACGACCATCTGGTGCCCTGCTCATGGCGGTGGCCAATGGATGCTCGCGCTCGTCCATGGCAAACCGATAGGCGGAACGAACGGTGAAGATACCGTTCTTCTCCGGTGCCCAGGCGATGATGTCGTCAGTGCAGCGGGGCGAGGTGCGAATGTTGGATATCGCATCGACGTCCGCCGGGAGGAAGTGTCGGCGGAGAAGATCCATACGCCAGGACCCATCCGCCGCGTGAAGCTCCGCCACTCTCCTCAGCCGGCAGGTGCCTTGCCGCGTGATAGGTTGGCGCGAGGGTTCCCTCGGCACCCATCGGTCACGCCATATCCGGATGTTTTGGCCGTCTCCAACACGCCATATGATGCCCTTTTTCAAGAGCTCGAGGCCATACTGTATGGCCTGCCAGGTCGAGGATGCGTTCCCGGAGAACACTGTATCCTCAAGGCGACCATCTGGATAGTACCGAGCTTTTAGTACCTGCGCACATAGACTGTTAAGCTTAATTAAGAGGCGCCACGCCTGTCGAGCAAGGACAGCTTGGTTGAAGAGACGGAAATCTTTGAAGCCCAAGCCTCCCTTGGTCTTATGTGCTAAAATTTTCGACCATGCCAACCAATGCGTTTTCCTCTTGCCCTCCGCCGAGCCCCACCAGAAATTCCGTACCATTCTGTTCAAGTCGTCGCAGACTGACATGGGTAGTTTGAAGACCCCCATTATACAAGTTGGAATGGCTTGGGCAATGGCTTTAATCATGGCTTCCTTTCCTGCAAGTGTGTCCCCCCATGCAATGATTCGCTTCAATAGACGAGACTGCAAATTCTGAAATTTTCTACAAATACCAAATtaatatcattagattcatcatatAATACATGttcatattttatttatttattattatacatgtttaatattttttataaacttggtcaaacatAGATATTTGATAAAATATACCTTACATTTTTTAAGCGGAGTGTGTCGGTGTATAAAACATGGGGTTTTACACCCTTACTTATGCACAGACAAGTAGCAGCTCCTATGCTGGCCGGAGAACCTATGAAGGACTGTCGAGGTACCAGCAGATCCTATAAATCAAGAGAATTGCTCTTTGAGAGATCAAGGAGCGCATTAAGAAGACCAAGGTTCAAGACAAGCATGAAGATCAACTACAGAAGCAGCCACCAACTACAGAAGCAGCCACCAGCAGTCGGCCGAGCCGGCAAGGCAAAGGCCCGGCAAAGCCCGCGCCTAGCAAACCCCCGCCAACTACCAGCGCTCCACCTCACCAGCCAGCTGGTCGCTGAACGGTGAGGTGTTGAGCCCGCAGACAGTTAGGTGGAGTTTGCCGGCACGTGTTGGCACGCTGGAAGGAAAATTACCTTTATCGACACCCGTCCAAATGATGTCAAGCTAATAGGAGTTAGCTGGACAAGCGGTGTTATATCcttgccggggctcctcctcctCGCGACACCTCACAGTGCATTTAATGCTTTTTGTACCAACTAGCAGAGTtgggtatgatagcactgttgcTATCTAATCATCGTGTAAATACCTATTTGCCACTGTGGTAACACCTTGAGCTATAAAGGGAGGCCCATGCCAACCTTTACAAAGGGTTCGAACCCATTCAAACTCCACACACACTTGCTCGTGTAGCTGCCTCCTCCTTGCACCTTGTGGGGGAGAGCGCTCCTTgtatgatgtagggtaggaaccctaatcggccgatctttcatgaaaggagcggatcccgcgaagaacatgaagaacacgaggggaaacatgagagaaccactcaaaccaacaagaacgatcacacatgtgctagatcctcgaaacacaaagagatacacgatccacgatcaactagggacgatacaaaggtagccggtcttctctgaaaggaggtcttgaggttcttcccataaaggggtcttgaatccgcttgggggaccTTCTCCATAGGAGGCTGAATCTCcaaggagaaggtaaccaagtggatgagcaaagctctcacacaaaatatgagctaatcctttgctaacctagctaggatgaatgggaggtctatttatagtcttagtgcaaaaggtGGCGAAGtgggggtacatgggcctcgggcccgaatccTATGCacagacaggtaccggacgtccggtaagCGCTGGTCGTCCGCTCGTTCTGGCTAGGATGCTGGTGTAGCGGATTTCCAGTCTGGGCCAGTCGTCCGGtcgtcggtcgtccggtggcgTCGGGCGTCCGCTCGTTTGGCTCAGATGCAAGGACACTGGCCGTCCGGTctgggccggacgtccgctcgctggggtTCGGCTGGAGCATCAGGCGCCGGACATCCGGTCCTGACCGGTCGTCCGAtggctgggacttttcctgcaaccctccttcttctccgtcttctcgtccatcttcctcttcttcttctccttgctccttagcttctccatgatacctgagtatgcacaatgtctccgtatgaggtagtagccatgtctcatgtgcatcaacgtgaaaatgtgagaggagagataTCACCttggtttcaagagctcttgcacgtgctcgtgtcatgggtccgctaggcacttggtgagatgatggtaggtccatggggatgaccttgggatgctccgcatcatctcccctcccttggggaagatccgccctcggaccaaattcttcatcaccatggtagggagagagatctttgacgttgaagatgtcgctcacggagtacttgtcgcgtggaatgtcgatcttgtaggtgttgtcgttgtagcgtgcaagcaccttgaagggtccttccgctcgtggtcgaagtttggacttgcgttcttggggaaagcggtccttgcgaaggtgtagccgcACGAGATCTCCAGTGTTGAAtaccataggttgcttgttgaagttgagcttggtcgcaaggcgttgaacttgtcgctcgatggtgtttcttgtatcttcatgcaccttct contains:
- the LOC125537814 gene encoding auxin response factor 2-like isoform X4, which produces MIGIDLNTVEDEEEGGPSAEPPRGTVCLELWHACAGPVGPLPRKGSAVVYLPEGHLEHTREAVAAVPPHVFCRVVDVNLQADPATDEVYAQVSLVVDNEEAKRRMRQGESEEACDGDGEDTGAAKRRARMPHMFCKTLTASDTSTHGGFSVPRRAAEDCFPPLDYNLQRPSQELVAKDLHGTEWRFRHIYRGQPRRHLLTTGWSAFVNKKKLVSGDAVLFLRGEDGVLQLGVRRAAQLKNVSPFPALFNQDSSLRSLGNVAHAVAMKSIFHIYYNPRLCESEFIVPYWKFMRSFSQPFSVGMRFKMKYENEDASERRSTGMITGSRESDLKSHGSKWKCLVVRWDDDVECRRPNRVSPWEIELAGSVSGSHLSSPHSKRLKPCLPQVNPDMLLPSGSVSSDFAESARFHKVLQGQELLGSKAHDGTVNSASEASQASEARNFQYSDDRNCSINMCNIPGVPGLGARTPPENHGFSYHCSGFGESQRFQKVLQGQEVFRPYEGGTLSDAVIRGSSFCQPDGNYTSGATYKWLMSQGCDYRGPVTPAMPQASSPLSVLMFPQTSSKIHGFEYVCRSLDKDDNIRHVTINATQDMGRTSHTLPLWPRLVSGKAVASCAGTKKLPSIGSAEHEPNDKDVHTNGCKIFGISLTQKVRVCDEVECSSANCDFQLQPLKPQMSKSRGNSCATVHEQRPAVGMVVDLSAVDTMI
- the LOC125537814 gene encoding auxin response factor 2-like isoform X2, whose product is MIGIDLNTVEDEEEGGPSAEPPRGTVCLELWHACAGPVGPLPRKGSAVVYLPEGHLEHTREAVAAVPPHVFCRVVDVNLQVRARARGLLLVLYGVHNVFEVLTERACSLQADPATDEVYAQVSLVVDNEEAKRRMRQGESEEACDGDGEDTGAAKRRARMPHMFCKTLTASDTSTHGGFSVPRRAAEDCFPPLDYNLQRPSQELVAKDLHGTEWRFRHIYRGQPRRHLLTTGWSAFVNKKKLVSGDAVLFLRGEDGVLQLGVRRAAQLKNVSPFPALFNQDSSLRSLGNVAHAVAMKSIFHIYYNPRLCESEFIVPYWKFMRSFSQPFSVGMRFKMKYENEDASERRSTGMITGSRESDLKSHGSKWKCLVVRWDDDVECRRPNRVSPWEIELAGSVSGSHLSSPHSKRLKPCLPQVNPDMLLPSGSVSSDFAESARFHKVLQGQELLGSKAHDGTVNSASEASQASEARNFQYSDDRNCSINMCNIPGVPGLGARTPPENHGFSYHCSGFGESQRFQKVLQGQEVFRPYEGGTLSDAVIRGSSFCQPDGNYTSGATYKWLMSQGCDYRGPVTPAMPQASSPLSVLMFPQTSSKIHGFEYVCRSLDKDDNIRHVTINATQDMGRTSHTLPLWPRLVSGKAVASCAGTKKLPSIGSAEHEPNDKDVHTNGCKIFGISLTQKVRVCDEVECSSANCDFQLQPLKPQMSKSRGNSCATVHEQRPAVGMVVDLSAVDTMI
- the LOC125537814 gene encoding auxin response factor 2-like isoform X3, which encodes MIGIDLNTVEDEEEGGPSAEPPRGTVCLELWHACAGPVGPLPRKGSAVVYLPEGHLEHTREAVAAVPPHVFCRVVDVNLQADPATDEVYAQVSLVVDNEEAKRRMRQGESEEACDGDGEDTGAAKRRARMPHMFCKTLTASDTSTHGGFSVPRRAAEDCFPPLDYNLQRPSQELVAKDLHGTEWRFRHIYRGQPRRHLLTTGWSAFVNKKKLVSGDAVLFLRGEDGVLQLGVRRAAQLKNVSPFPALFNQDSSLRSLGNVAHAVAMKSIFHIYYNPRLCESEFIVPYWKFMRSFSQPFSVGMRFKMKYENEDASERRSTGMITGSRESDLKSHGSKWKCLVVRWDDDVECRRPNRVSPWEIELAGSVSGSHLSSPHSKRLKPCLPQVNPDMLLPTILAGGSVSSDFAESARFHKVLQGQELLGSKAHDGTVNSASEASQASEARNFQYSDDRNCSINMCNIPGVPGLGARTPPENHGFSYHCSGFGESQRFQKVLQGQEVFRPYEGGTLSDAVIRGSSFCQPDGNYTSGATYKWLMSQGCDYRGPVTPAMPQASSPLSVLMFPQTSSKIHGFEYVCRSLDKDDNIRHVTINATQDMGRTSHTLPLWPRLVSGKAVASCAGTKKLPSIGSAEHEPNDKDVHTNGCKIFGISLTQKVRVCDEVECSSANCDFQLQPLKPQMSKSRGNSCATVHEQRPAVGMVVDLSAVDTMI
- the LOC125537814 gene encoding auxin response factor 2-like isoform X1 encodes the protein MIGIDLNTVEDEEEGGPSAEPPRGTVCLELWHACAGPVGPLPRKGSAVVYLPEGHLEHTREAVAAVPPHVFCRVVDVNLQVRARARGLLLVLYGVHNVFEVLTERACSLQADPATDEVYAQVSLVVDNEEAKRRMRQGESEEACDGDGEDTGAAKRRARMPHMFCKTLTASDTSTHGGFSVPRRAAEDCFPPLDYNLQRPSQELVAKDLHGTEWRFRHIYRGQPRRHLLTTGWSAFVNKKKLVSGDAVLFLRGEDGVLQLGVRRAAQLKNVSPFPALFNQDSSLRSLGNVAHAVAMKSIFHIYYNPRLCESEFIVPYWKFMRSFSQPFSVGMRFKMKYENEDASERRSTGMITGSRESDLKSHGSKWKCLVVRWDDDVECRRPNRVSPWEIELAGSVSGSHLSSPHSKRLKPCLPQVNPDMLLPTILAGGSVSSDFAESARFHKVLQGQELLGSKAHDGTVNSASEASQASEARNFQYSDDRNCSINMCNIPGVPGLGARTPPENHGFSYHCSGFGESQRFQKVLQGQEVFRPYEGGTLSDAVIRGSSFCQPDGNYTSGATYKWLMSQGCDYRGPVTPAMPQASSPLSVLMFPQTSSKIHGFEYVCRSLDKDDNIRHVTINATQDMGRTSHTLPLWPRLVSGKAVASCAGTKKLPSIGSAEHEPNDKDVHTNGCKIFGISLTQKVRVCDEVECSSANCDFQLQPLKPQMSKSRGNSCATVHEQRPAVGMVVDLSAVDTMI